GAAAGGACCCACACCCGTGAACAGGTCTACCACACACTGCCCCCGCTTTACCATATCTGCAACCCGCTTTCGTTCAGTTGCCAGTCTGGGTGAAAAATAGACTTTTGCAAGGTCTAGATTATAACGGCAGCCGTATTCGGTATGAATGGTATGCGTTCTATTTTCACCAGCCAACACAGCAAATCCCCTAATCCTGAATTCACCTGAAACCGGGCCTGTCGCTCCCAGTACCACTTTTATACTTTTTCTGAAATCCATTAAAGCTCTGGCAACTTTTCCAGCTTCTGTTTGATCAGCATCCATTACAGCAATGTCGCCTATCACCTCAAATGAAGGCGAAAAGCCAAGCATATCTTCCAAAGATGGTTTATGGATCTTTGGTTCAAATTCAGTTTCAATAATAGTAATATTCTCTTTCGATGAAGATGTCTCATCAAACAGCATTTCCAGATCAGCAGTGCCTGGCTGCCTTTTGAGTGGGATAAGAATATCCTCTCCATCCTTATATATCTGTGCATAAGTGTGGATAAAGTCAGTTTTGAGCAGTAATCTCCTGGTTTTTTCTGCTGATGTTCTCGACACTTTTACTGCCCATAATCTCATGGAATACATGATGTCATCGCATGATAAAAAGGATTTAGATAAATAATTAAATAAGCCAGAATTATT
This genomic window from Methanosarcinales archaeon contains:
- a CDS encoding class I SAM-dependent methyltransferase family protein, coding for MRLWAVKVSRTSAEKTRRLLLKTDFIHTYAQIYKDGEDILIPLKRQPGTADLEMLFDETSSSKENITIIETEFEPKIHKPSLEDMLGFSPSFEVIGDIAVMDADQTEAGKVARALMDFRKSIKVVLGATGPVSGEFRIRGFAVLAGENRTHTIHTEYGCRYNLDLAKVYFSPRLATERKRVADMVKRGQCVVDLFTGVGPFSILIGKSVPGSTVVAVDKNPEAVKFLKENVQLNKLDNVVAVEGDARYVAEEFKHSADHVIMNLPHSARDFLDCGILVARNNGIVHFYDITPEDDLYKTSWEFITEAAKEIGKKVECLETRIVRTYAPYQYNVCIEFLVLEN